From one Bacteroidota bacterium genomic stretch:
- the recN gene encoding DNA repair protein RecN → MLKKLSVNNYVLIDQLDIRLEKGLSIITGETGAGKSIILGALGMISGQRVDASLLLNKEKKCIVEAVFEIAPYHLQEFFSEHELDYDKETTVRREINTEGKSRAFVNDTPVGLALLKELSSKLLDIHSQHETLLLSDGKFQMHVLDAYAGNVKQLEKYKVDYKNVKELRKELTLLKEAEKQSKADLDYFTFQFDELNSVQLISGEQELLEQEQERLEHSGDILLQLGKAMGILREEDNNIIVQLLSVQQSLNAIKKYDEKFSLLAERINSSLVELKDVYDEVESAAATFQVDPNRLEFIGDRLSSIYNLQKKHRVNTVEELLMLKEDLDTKITAIGSLEDQLLALTSKQNEAIKMLELSGEELSKSRHAAIPLIEKEITKQLAELSMPHAVFKIKLVKDKDEGFLPEGMEKIVFMFSANKGVDFKELGKVASGGEMSRLMLCIKALLARLSAMPTVIFDEIDTGISGETAARVGTILKQMAKNHQVLAITHLPQLASKGDDHFLVYKEVRKGLTRSFLKKLEEQERVNEIARMLSGEALSAAALENAKDLLSQ, encoded by the coding sequence ATGTTAAAGAAATTATCAGTCAACAATTATGTTTTAATTGATCAACTGGATATCCGGCTGGAGAAAGGTTTGAGCATTATTACCGGTGAAACAGGTGCCGGAAAATCTATTATTCTGGGTGCGCTTGGGATGATCTCCGGTCAACGTGTAGATGCATCCCTTCTTCTCAATAAAGAGAAGAAATGCATTGTGGAAGCTGTTTTTGAGATTGCTCCTTATCATCTGCAGGAGTTTTTTTCCGAGCATGAATTGGATTACGATAAAGAAACAACGGTCCGTCGTGAAATTAATACGGAAGGTAAATCCAGAGCTTTTGTGAATGATACTCCTGTAGGACTTGCTTTGTTGAAGGAGTTGTCTTCGAAATTGCTCGATATCCATAGTCAGCATGAAACTTTATTGCTTTCCGATGGCAAGTTTCAAATGCATGTGTTGGATGCGTATGCAGGCAATGTAAAACAACTTGAAAAATACAAGGTGGATTACAAAAATGTAAAGGAGTTGCGCAAAGAATTGACTTTACTCAAGGAAGCCGAGAAGCAAAGTAAAGCAGACCTGGACTATTTTACTTTTCAGTTTGATGAATTAAATAGTGTGCAGCTGATTTCCGGAGAGCAGGAATTGTTGGAACAGGAACAGGAACGTTTGGAACATTCAGGAGATATACTTCTTCAGTTGGGAAAAGCAATGGGTATTTTGAGAGAAGAAGATAATAATATTATCGTTCAACTTCTCAGTGTTCAGCAATCTCTCAATGCAATAAAAAAATACGATGAAAAATTTAGTCTCCTGGCTGAACGTATTAATTCATCGTTGGTAGAGCTGAAGGATGTGTATGACGAAGTAGAGTCGGCTGCCGCAACTTTTCAAGTAGATCCCAACCGGCTTGAATTTATCGGTGACCGTCTGAGTTCGATTTATAATCTTCAAAAAAAACATCGGGTGAATACCGTAGAAGAATTGTTGATGTTGAAGGAAGATCTCGATACTAAAATTACTGCTATTGGTTCGTTGGAGGATCAGTTACTGGCACTTACTTCAAAACAAAATGAGGCCATAAAGATGCTCGAACTTTCAGGAGAGGAACTCAGTAAATCCCGTCATGCTGCTATTCCTTTAATTGAAAAAGAGATTACCAAACAACTGGCAGAATTGTCAATGCCACATGCTGTTTTTAAAATCAAATTGGTGAAGGATAAAGATGAAGGATTTTTGCCGGAGGGAATGGAGAAAATTGTATTTATGTTTTCTGCAAATAAGGGGGTTGATTTTAAAGAGTTAGGTAAAGTGGCTTCCGGTGGAGAAATGTCAAGATTGATGCTTTGTATTAAAGCACTTCTCGCACGTCTGTCTGCAATGCCCACTGTGATATTCGATGAAATTGATACCGGGATTTCAGGCGAGACGGCTGCACGCGTGGGGACAATCCTGAAGCAAATGGCGAAGAATCATCAGGTGCTTGCCATTACGCATTTACCACAACTTGCATCGAAAGGTGATGATCATTTTTTAGTTTATAAGGAAGTTAGAAAAGGGTTGACCCGTTCCTTTTTAAAGAAGTTGGAGGAGCAAGAACGCGTAAATGAAATAGCCAGAATGTTAAGCGGGGAAGCACTGAGTGCCGCTGCACTTGAAAATGCAAAGGACTTATTAAGTCAATAG
- the bamD gene encoding outer membrane protein assembly factor BamD: protein MKHLLLIVISLLLLNSCSKFQHHMKSTDMEAKYEAAVKYYEKKDYYHALQLFEELISVYRGTSKAEKSYYYYVYCTYYVDDFTMAAYHFNNFVQSYPSSTYAEEMQYMYAYCYYLDSPVSSLDQTSTYDAIDKFQLFINKFPNSKKVEESNKYIDELRLKLEVKSFDNAKLYYRTENYKAAVVAFSNLLKDFPYTIYKEEALFLSLRSSYLYAINSVESKRAERLKLSLEEYYKLIDNFSQSKYLREAERTFEAIQKELGEGALKSSGIN from the coding sequence ATGAAGCATCTCTTATTAATTGTCATTTCACTCTTGCTCTTGAATTCATGCAGCAAGTTTCAACATCATATGAAGAGTACTGATATGGAAGCGAAGTACGAAGCAGCCGTAAAGTATTATGAGAAGAAAGATTATTATCATGCACTGCAATTGTTCGAAGAGTTGATCAGTGTGTATCGCGGAACTTCGAAAGCGGAGAAGTCATACTACTATTATGTGTACTGTACTTATTATGTAGATGACTTCACGATGGCTGCTTATCACTTTAATAATTTTGTTCAAAGTTATCCAAGCAGTACTTATGCGGAAGAAATGCAATATATGTATGCGTATTGCTACTACCTGGATTCTCCTGTTTCGAGTTTGGATCAAACCAGCACGTATGATGCCATCGATAAGTTCCAACTCTTTATTAATAAGTTTCCGAACAGTAAAAAAGTAGAAGAGTCTAATAAGTACATCGATGAGTTGCGCCTGAAGCTGGAAGTAAAATCTTTTGACAATGCGAAGTTGTATTATAGAACTGAAAATTATAAAGCCGCCGTTGTTGCCTTTTCTAATCTTCTTAAAGATTTCCCGTACACCATATATAAGGAGGAGGCTCTTTTTCTTAGTTTGAGGTCATCCTATCTCTATGCTATCAACTCTGTTGAATCCAAAAGAGCGGAACGCTTAAAACTCAGTTTAGAAGAGTATTATAAATTAATAGATAATTTCTCCCAAAGTAAGTATCTTCGCGAAGCAGAACGTACCTTTGAAGCTATTCAAAAGGAGTTAGGGGAAGGCGCCTTAAAATCTTCTGGAATTAATTGA
- a CDS encoding SDR family oxidoreductase, whose amino-acid sequence MSYSLLKGKRGIIFGALDPNSIAWKVAVRAHEEGAAFTLTNAPVALRMGAINQLAEQCGAQVIGADATSMTDLENLFNQSAEVLGGKIDFVLHSIGMSPNVRKNKPYTDLDYEYFHKTIDISAMSLHRVLQSAMKLDAISEWGSVVALTYIAAQRVFPDYNDMADAKSMLESIARSYGYHYGKFRKVRVNTISQSPTKTTAGQGVKGFDSFFNYADAISPLGNATAEACADYCISLFSDLTKHVTMQNLFHDGGFSFTGVSNEVMDKFQS is encoded by the coding sequence ATGTCATACTCATTATTAAAAGGTAAACGGGGAATAATTTTTGGCGCACTTGATCCCAATTCTATTGCTTGGAAAGTTGCAGTCAGAGCCCATGAAGAAGGTGCAGCTTTTACGCTCACAAATGCACCTGTCGCATTGAGAATGGGCGCGATCAATCAACTGGCAGAACAATGCGGAGCACAGGTGATAGGTGCAGATGCCACATCGATGACGGATCTGGAAAATCTCTTTAATCAATCCGCGGAAGTGCTTGGTGGTAAAATTGACTTTGTTTTGCATTCAATCGGAATGTCTCCTAATGTGAGAAAGAATAAACCTTATACCGACCTGGATTATGAATACTTTCATAAGACAATTGATATCTCGGCAATGTCATTGCATAGAGTTTTGCAATCAGCAATGAAACTGGATGCTATCAGTGAGTGGGGTAGTGTGGTCGCTTTAACCTATATCGCAGCACAGCGGGTTTTTCCGGATTATAATGATATGGCGGATGCGAAATCAATGTTGGAAAGTATAGCCAGAAGTTATGGCTACCATTACGGAAAATTTCGAAAAGTGAGGGTGAATACGATTTCTCAATCACCAACAAAAACTACCGCCGGACAAGGTGTTAAGGGATTTGATTCTTTCTTTAATTATGCGGATGCCATCTCACCATTAGGAAATGCAACTGCAGAAGCTTGTGCCGATTATTGTATTTCGCTCTTCTCCGATTTGACTAAACATGTAACCATGCAAAATCTTTTTCACGACGGTGGATTTTCATTTACAGGAGTGAGTAATGAGGTGATGGATAAATTTCAATCCTGA
- the coaBC gene encoding bifunctional phosphopantothenoylcysteine decarboxylase/phosphopantothenate--cysteine ligase CoaBC: MQLAGKRIILGITGSIAAYKAALITRLLVLEGADVQVVMSDSAAEFISPLTLSVLSKKPVLTQMVSPGQTWNNHVELGIWADMLVVAPISANTLAAFANGTCQNLLQAVFLSARCPVMVAPAMDHDMFLHEATQANIALLKKRGVLFIDPAKGELASGIIGEGRMEEPECILEKICSYFDSNKPLAGKKILVSAGPTREKIDPVRYISNFSTGKMGVAIARVLLNAGATVYFVSGPLQIEIPSAVHLVSVTSAEEMLNACTGIFPEMDAAIMTAAVADYTPKKVNDQKVKKMEAAWNLELSKTEDILLHLGKLKKRNQLLIGFALETQNELENAQDKLTRKNLDMIVLNSMNDEGAGFGKDTNKVTLLFKDNTRKDVPLMSKDLVAKEIIDSLLNLMHA; encoded by the coding sequence ATGCAACTGGCCGGAAAAAGGATAATCCTCGGAATAACCGGTAGTATAGCTGCATATAAAGCAGCCTTAATCACTCGTTTGCTTGTACTTGAAGGTGCTGATGTTCAGGTTGTTATGTCTGACTCTGCGGCCGAATTCATTTCGCCACTGACCCTCTCCGTATTATCTAAAAAGCCTGTACTCACTCAAATGGTATCTCCCGGCCAAACCTGGAATAACCATGTTGAATTGGGAATATGGGCTGATATGCTGGTGGTCGCCCCCATCTCAGCAAATACACTCGCTGCTTTCGCAAATGGTACCTGTCAAAATTTACTTCAGGCCGTTTTTCTTTCCGCCAGATGTCCGGTAATGGTAGCTCCGGCTATGGATCACGATATGTTTTTACATGAAGCTACACAAGCCAATATCGCTCTTTTAAAGAAACGCGGTGTTTTATTCATTGATCCCGCAAAAGGTGAACTGGCTTCAGGAATTATAGGTGAGGGTAGGATGGAGGAACCGGAATGTATTCTCGAAAAAATCTGTTCTTATTTTGATTCGAATAAACCGCTGGCAGGTAAAAAAATTCTTGTGTCTGCCGGACCAACCAGAGAAAAAATTGATCCGGTCCGATACATTTCAAATTTTTCTACCGGTAAAATGGGAGTGGCAATTGCACGCGTCTTGCTCAATGCCGGTGCTACCGTTTATTTTGTGAGCGGTCCACTTCAGATTGAAATTCCTTCGGCAGTTCATCTCGTTTCTGTCACTTCTGCTGAAGAAATGTTGAATGCCTGTACCGGTATTTTTCCCGAAATGGATGCCGCTATTATGACCGCTGCAGTTGCTGATTATACACCTAAAAAAGTGAATGATCAAAAAGTGAAAAAAATGGAAGCCGCCTGGAATCTTGAACTCTCCAAAACCGAAGACATACTCCTTCATCTCGGAAAATTAAAAAAGCGGAATCAATTGTTAATAGGTTTTGCACTGGAAACTCAAAATGAATTGGAGAATGCTCAGGATAAATTGACGCGTAAGAATTTGGATATGATTGTGTTGAATTCTATGAATGATGAGGGAGCCGGCTTTGGAAAGGATACGAATAAAGTGACTTTGCTATTTAAAGACAACACAAGGAAAGATGTTCCGTTGATGAGTAAAGACTTAGTCGCCAAAGAAATCATTGATTCTTTATTAAATTTGATGCATGCGTAA
- a CDS encoding DUF4835 family protein yields the protein MRNLLLIALLIVLSVPIAMAQELNCSVSVISPRIQSSDKRIFTTLQTSIMEFINNTKWTNDKIKNEEKIECSIQIEIEERVGTDEFKASIQVSSRRPVFGTSYNSPVLNYKDDDFNFRYVEFQPFEYNDGQVNPNLVMVLAFYAYTIIGFDYETFSPLGGSPYFAKAQAIVANSANAPEPGWKAFEGLRNRFWLMENVNNPIYKPIRQFYYDFHRKGLDVMTKKTDESARVIAASLEKLRRVHADKPLSVFMKTLFDAKVDEMVNLFRMLRPM from the coding sequence ATGCGTAATCTCCTACTAATAGCGTTACTGATAGTGCTGTCTGTTCCTATTGCTATGGCTCAGGAATTGAATTGCTCTGTCTCGGTGATCTCTCCCCGTATTCAATCGTCCGATAAAAGAATTTTTACCACTTTGCAAACTTCAATTATGGAGTTTATAAATAATACCAAATGGACGAATGATAAAATTAAAAATGAAGAAAAGATAGAGTGTAGTATTCAGATAGAAATAGAAGAGCGGGTAGGGACAGATGAATTTAAAGCGTCTATTCAGGTGAGTTCCAGAAGACCTGTTTTTGGGACCTCCTACAATTCTCCTGTGTTAAATTATAAGGATGATGATTTTAATTTTCGATATGTAGAATTCCAGCCTTTTGAATACAACGATGGTCAAGTAAATCCTAATCTGGTAATGGTTCTTGCCTTTTACGCCTATACCATTATCGGTTTTGATTACGAGACATTTTCTCCTCTGGGTGGAAGTCCCTACTTTGCTAAAGCGCAAGCAATAGTAGCCAATAGTGCGAATGCTCCCGAACCCGGATGGAAAGCATTTGAAGGACTAAGAAACAGATTCTGGTTAATGGAAAATGTGAACAATCCTATCTATAAACCTATCCGCCAATTTTATTATGATTTTCACCGCAAAGGTCTCGATGTAATGACCAAGAAAACGGATGAATCTGCTCGTGTTATTGCCGCAAGTCTTGAAAAACTCCGTCGTGTGCATGCCGATAAACCACTTTCTGTATTTATGAAAACACTCTTTGATGCGAAAGTGGATGAAATGGTGAATCTTTTTCGAATGCTCCGGCCGATGTGA
- a CDS encoding bifunctional oligoribonuclease/PAP phosphatase NrnA, whose translation MTEHVFSSEKIRQLQELLLQPGKIVITTHHKPDGDALGSSLGLMHVLAKAGHSVTVVVPSEFPAFLDWMNGSRNAIDFRKHPHKVKDALKNAELLFCLDFNDPSRVEKMQAEITGLEIPMVLVDHHLDPKAGFCNIQFSYPALGSTCELLVHLLVAMNLDHHIDREAAECLYAGIMTDTGSFRFNSVTAGTHRVIARLMEAGARNYFIHEQIYDTNSYWKLKFLGFTLHEHMEVLEEFNTVVFSASQADMDRFHHEPGDLEGVVNYGLSINKIKMAVLFSERDNLVKISFRSKGSFSVKDIAEKYFEGGGHRNAAGGRSELSLLDTLNKFKALLPSYKDELNRES comes from the coding sequence ATGACAGAGCACGTTTTTAGTTCAGAGAAGATCAGGCAACTGCAGGAATTATTGCTTCAGCCCGGGAAAATTGTTATTACTACCCATCATAAACCTGATGGAGATGCGTTGGGTTCATCTTTAGGGTTAATGCATGTATTGGCGAAAGCCGGCCATAGCGTTACTGTAGTAGTACCAAGTGAATTTCCTGCCTTTCTGGACTGGATGAATGGTAGCCGGAATGCAATCGATTTCCGTAAACATCCTCATAAAGTGAAAGACGCACTGAAAAATGCAGAATTACTTTTTTGCCTTGATTTTAACGATCCTTCACGGGTCGAGAAAATGCAGGCTGAAATTACAGGATTAGAAATTCCAATGGTCTTGGTGGATCACCACCTGGACCCTAAAGCAGGTTTTTGCAATATTCAATTCTCTTACCCGGCACTAGGTAGTACCTGCGAATTATTGGTTCATTTATTAGTGGCTATGAACCTGGATCACCATATAGACCGGGAGGCTGCTGAATGTTTATATGCCGGAATAATGACCGACACCGGGAGTTTCAGATTCAATTCTGTAACAGCAGGAACACATAGAGTAATTGCCAGATTAATGGAGGCAGGGGCAAGAAATTATTTTATCCATGAACAGATTTATGATACGAATTCCTACTGGAAATTGAAGTTTTTAGGATTTACACTGCATGAACATATGGAGGTGCTCGAAGAATTTAATACAGTTGTATTTTCTGCCTCCCAAGCAGACATGGATCGCTTTCATCATGAACCCGGTGATCTGGAAGGTGTAGTGAATTACGGCTTGAGCATTAACAAAATTAAAATGGCTGTTCTCTTCAGTGAGCGGGATAATCTGGTGAAAATTTCATTCCGTTCAAAGGGTAGTTTTTCTGTGAAGGATATCGCTGAAAAGTATTTTGAAGGCGGTGGCCACCGAAATGCAGCCGGGGGCAGATCAGAATTATCGTTGTTGGATACATTAAATAAATTCAAAGCGTTGTTACCTTCCTATAAAGACGAATTGAATCGTGAAAGCTAA
- a CDS encoding FKBP-type peptidyl-prolyl cis-trans isomerase, whose translation MKAKYLFLILIFFLIFSCKQGDNRQMVQKNNGVEKGNMKDALITQNRQLIFEEMELIDAFSERYHLNPDTTATGLRYKIIEPTSGKPVRLMSDVTISYTASLLNGDVCYSSDSTGMLTFTIGQSDQPSGLQEGILKMKEGEKAVLIVPSYLAYGITGDGICIPGSNSIYYELKLEKVKN comes from the coding sequence GTGAAAGCTAAATATTTATTTCTTATCCTGATATTTTTCTTGATTTTCTCCTGTAAGCAAGGTGATAACAGGCAGATGGTTCAGAAGAATAATGGCGTTGAAAAAGGAAACATGAAAGATGCTTTAATCACTCAAAACCGACAGTTGATTTTTGAGGAAATGGAATTGATTGATGCATTTTCTGAAAGATATCACCTGAATCCGGATACAACAGCCACCGGACTTCGTTATAAAATAATTGAGCCAACTTCCGGTAAACCGGTCCGGTTAATGAGTGATGTTACCATTTCGTATACGGCATCTCTGCTGAATGGTGATGTATGTTATTCCAGTGATAGTACGGGTATGCTGACTTTTACTATTGGACAGTCCGATCAGCCGAGTGGGTTGCAGGAAGGTATTTTAAAAATGAAGGAAGGGGAGAAGGCTGTGCTGATTGTCCCTTCTTATCTGGCATATGGCATAACGGGTGATGGAATATGTATTCCGGGTAGCAATAGTATTTATTATGAATTGAAACTTGAAAAGGTAAAAAATTAG
- a CDS encoding aminotransferase class I/II-fold pyridoxal phosphate-dependent enzyme — MTDIFEKIRKNRGPLGMHAKDAHGYFTFPKLEGDISNKMIFRGKEKLVWSLNNYLGLANHPEVRKADAEAGAKFGYAMPMGARMMSGNSNYHEQLEAELSKFMHKEDTILLNFGYQGMTSAIDCLVDRHDVIVYDSESHACIIDGLRLHMGKRFVYPHNDIENLTKQLERATKLADQTGGGILVITEGVFGMSGDQGKLKEIVELKKKFNFRLFVDDAHGFGTMGATGAGTGEHQGCQDGIDIYFGTFAKSMALIGAFISSNEQIVEYLRYNMRSQIFAKSLPMPLVIGALKRLELLRTKPELKENLWKITNALQSGLKEAGFEIGNTNSPVTPVILNGTIPEATNLILDLRENYDIFCSMVVYPVVPKGVIMLRLIPTAVHTLEDVNYTIKAFKDIQSNLKAGKYNVDKIVTTIS; from the coding sequence ATGACAGATATATTCGAAAAGATTCGAAAGAACAGGGGGCCATTGGGAATGCATGCAAAAGATGCTCACGGTTATTTTACATTCCCGAAGTTAGAAGGAGATATTTCAAATAAGATGATTTTCCGCGGCAAAGAAAAGTTAGTCTGGAGCTTGAACAATTATTTAGGTTTAGCCAACCATCCTGAAGTTCGCAAAGCAGACGCGGAAGCCGGTGCAAAGTTTGGTTATGCGATGCCCATGGGCGCAAGAATGATGTCCGGGAATTCAAATTATCATGAACAACTGGAAGCGGAGTTATCAAAATTCATGCACAAAGAAGATACGATTCTTTTGAATTTCGGATATCAGGGCATGACAAGCGCAATCGATTGTTTGGTGGACCGGCATGATGTAATTGTATATGATTCCGAATCCCATGCCTGTATTATTGATGGATTGAGATTACATATGGGTAAGCGTTTTGTATATCCTCATAATGATATTGAAAATCTCACCAAGCAATTGGAGCGTGCTACAAAATTGGCGGATCAGACCGGCGGAGGCATACTCGTCATTACTGAAGGTGTCTTTGGCATGTCCGGTGATCAGGGGAAGTTGAAGGAAATAGTTGAACTCAAAAAGAAGTTTAATTTCAGATTGTTTGTTGATGATGCGCATGGATTTGGAACCATGGGCGCCACAGGTGCGGGCACCGGGGAACACCAGGGATGTCAGGATGGAATAGATATTTACTTTGGTACATTCGCAAAATCAATGGCCCTTATCGGAGCGTTTATCAGCAGTAACGAACAAATAGTAGAATACCTGCGCTATAATATGCGCTCTCAGATTTTTGCTAAATCACTTCCAATGCCCCTGGTTATTGGTGCATTGAAACGCTTAGAACTGTTGCGCACAAAGCCGGAGCTGAAAGAAAATCTCTGGAAAATAACCAATGCGCTGCAATCCGGATTAAAGGAAGCAGGTTTTGAAATCGGTAATACCAACTCCCCGGTTACACCTGTTATTCTAAATGGTACTATACCTGAAGCTACCAATCTAATTCTTGACCTACGTGAGAATTATGATATTTTCTGCTCCATGGTGGTGTATCCGGTTGTACCCAAAGGAGTCATCATGCTGCGGTTGATTCCAACAGCAGTTCATACCCTTGAAGATGTAAATTATACCATAAAAGCATTTAAAGATATTCAGTCTAATCTTAAAGCCGGCAAGTATAACGTCGATAAAATTGTTACCACAATATCATAA
- a CDS encoding FKBP-type peptidyl-prolyl cis-trans isomerase, producing the protein MRWQCILICISGVLILLFNACNNDGYTKSATGLKYRIVESHNGRKPVLGEMMRLHLKYKDKNGKVIYDSGILGEAFVLQLESPSFTGGLEDGFAMMGEGDSATFIVSADSVFEKTFRQNLPASIQKGEWLQFDVRMIKVMTKEEFNKESAELENKITDEEIKRIDTYLNENKISIIPVKKGIYFIVFKAGEGKKPEVGDSVEISYTGSFLSGEVFDGSSKKGTNLQYVLGDGKRLPAWENAISMMKEGTVARLILTSKHAYGNIGLGPVPPDTPVVFDIELLRVVTSKKE; encoded by the coding sequence ATGCGATGGCAGTGTATTCTTATATGCATAAGTGGTGTTTTGATATTACTTTTTAATGCGTGTAATAATGATGGCTATACCAAAAGTGCAACCGGATTGAAGTACCGGATAGTTGAAAGTCATAATGGTCGCAAACCTGTTTTGGGTGAGATGATGCGGTTACATCTCAAGTACAAGGATAAGAATGGAAAAGTTATTTATGATTCAGGCATTCTTGGAGAGGCTTTCGTTTTGCAGCTCGAATCGCCTTCTTTTACCGGGGGACTGGAGGATGGATTTGCCATGATGGGTGAAGGTGACTCTGCCACTTTTATCGTTTCAGCAGATTCTGTTTTTGAGAAAACTTTTCGTCAGAATTTACCTGCCTCCATTCAGAAGGGCGAATGGCTGCAGTTCGATGTAAGGATGATTAAAGTAATGACCAAAGAGGAGTTTAATAAGGAGTCGGCCGAGCTGGAAAATAAAATAACAGATGAAGAAATTAAAAGAATTGACACTTATCTGAATGAAAATAAAATATCCATTATACCCGTAAAAAAGGGAATTTATTTTATCGTTTTTAAAGCAGGTGAAGGAAAGAAACCGGAGGTCGGTGACAGCGTTGAGATTTCATATACCGGAAGTTTTTTGAGTGGGGAAGTTTTTGATGGATCCTCAAAAAAAGGAACAAACCTACAGTATGTATTAGGTGACGGTAAAAGATTACCGGCGTGGGAAAACGCCATCTCCATGATGAAAGAAGGAACTGTTGCCAGGTTAATTTTAACGTCTAAGCATGCCTATGGTAATATCGGACTCGGACCTGTACCACCGGATACACCTGTTGTTTTTGATATAGAACTTTTGAGAGTGGTTACTTCAAAGAAAGAATAA
- a CDS encoding tetratricopeptide repeat protein — protein sequence MKYLFISITLLLSLNVNGQKAAVQTAYNYLRYDDLDKAKEAIDGAVQNESTIGMSKAWYYRGSIYHAIYESTKEKFAPLKPGSLKEALKSYEKTIELDTKKEFYDDVIKRMEIVASQSLNTGVDNFRENKYPEALVAFQTSADINKKYFNRFDTLAIYNAGLAADKAKDATTALNYFKILTDANYGGSKLYSLMANMYLDQKDTANALLVINQGHQKFPEDASLITQGLNIYLFSGKDKEAYTQNEEALRADPGNPVLYYIKGNLADKLGKKEEAIAAYKKAIELKADYFDAVYNLGALFFNEGAEMANKANSIAPSKVAEYDAAKKNSKRSLKKHYHILKKPISLTRKISEPCKV from the coding sequence ATGAAATATTTATTTATTTCAATTACACTTCTACTTTCACTAAATGTGAATGGGCAGAAGGCCGCAGTTCAAACGGCATATAACTATCTAAGATATGACGATTTGGATAAAGCCAAGGAAGCTATTGATGGGGCTGTGCAAAATGAATCAACAATAGGGATGTCTAAAGCCTGGTATTACAGAGGAAGTATTTATCATGCGATTTATGAATCCACAAAGGAGAAATTTGCGCCTTTGAAACCCGGATCGTTGAAAGAGGCACTGAAATCGTATGAGAAAACCATTGAGTTGGATACTAAAAAGGAGTTTTACGATGACGTGATTAAAAGAATGGAGATTGTTGCCTCTCAATCTTTGAACACAGGAGTGGATAATTTTAGGGAAAATAAATATCCGGAAGCCTTAGTCGCTTTTCAAACATCTGCAGATATCAATAAGAAGTATTTTAACAGATTTGATACGCTGGCCATTTATAATGCAGGTTTGGCTGCAGATAAAGCAAAGGATGCGACAACAGCGTTAAATTACTTTAAGATTTTAACAGATGCGAATTATGGCGGATCAAAGCTCTACAGCTTAATGGCCAATATGTATTTGGATCAAAAGGATACAGCGAATGCCCTATTAGTGATAAATCAGGGGCACCAGAAGTTCCCGGAAGATGCGTCGTTGATCACTCAGGGACTTAATATTTATTTATTCAGTGGAAAGGATAAAGAAGCTTATACTCAAAATGAAGAAGCACTAAGAGCGGATCCGGGCAATCCGGTCTTGTATTATATCAAAGGAAACTTAGCAGATAAGCTGGGGAAAAAGGAGGAAGCCATTGCGGCTTATAAGAAGGCTATTGAGTTAAAGGCAGATTATTTCGACGCTGTTTATAACCTCGGCGCACTGTTTTTTAACGAAGGTGCTGAAATGGCCAATAAGGCGAATAGTATAGCGCCCAGTAAAGTGGCAGAATATGACGCAGCAAAGAAAAATTCGAAGCGAAGTTTAAAGAAGCATTACCATATCTTGAAAAAGCCTATCAGCTTAACCCGAAAGATATCGGAACCATGCAAAGTTTAA
- a CDS encoding DNA-directed RNA polymerase subunit omega, whose amino-acid sequence MANYKSSTNTTVTRDLVNFEEKTGNIYESLVVLAKRANHISAEMKEELNDKLSEFASITDNLEEIFENREQIEISKHYEKLPKASLISIQEFLDGKIYYRNPANEQ is encoded by the coding sequence ATGGCTAATTATAAATCATCCACGAATACTACGGTAACCAGGGATCTTGTCAATTTTGAGGAGAAAACCGGAAATATTTACGAATCATTGGTGGTTTTAGCGAAAAGAGCTAATCATATTTCTGCCGAAATGAAGGAAGAATTGAATGATAAACTGTCAGAATTTGCCAGCATTACTGATAATCTGGAAGAAATTTTTGAAAATCGTGAGCAAATTGAGATATCTAAACATTACGAGAAGTTACCAAAAGCTTCTCTGATTTCGATTCAAGAGTTCCTTGACGGTAAAATTTATTACCGAAATCCGGCTAACGAACAATAA